The following are encoded together in the Acidovorax sp. KKS102 genome:
- a CDS encoding MFS transporter produces MSSIQNVHASGAAGLAPVAPPVESAVSAPLLLLLATTAGLSVASLYYSQPMLGVLGPDMQADSRVVGLVPTLTQLGYALGILLLAPLGDRFDRRRIIVIKSIALMLALLLSGLAPGMGALLAASLAVGLAATVAQDVVPAAATLAPAAQRGRMVGIVMTGLLLGILLSRVVSGFVAQQWGWRTVYVAAAVAIALLTVAVWRGLPRFAPTTQMGYGALIGSMVALWRQHAALRRAAWAQGLLAVGFSAFWSTLAVMLHSQFHLGTAAAGAFGLAGAAGALAAPLAGRLADKRGPEVVTRYGAGLAAASFAVMALAPLLPAQAQLGLIVASAIGFDFGVQATLVAHQTIVYGIDPAARSRLNALLFTGMFIGMSAGAALGSLALAQWGWLGVVGLATAGSLAALAVRMGRRRG; encoded by the coding sequence ATGTCTTCCATTCAAAACGTGCATGCAAGCGGTGCAGCGGGGCTGGCCCCGGTGGCGCCGCCTGTAGAAAGCGCCGTAAGTGCGCCGCTGCTGTTGCTGCTGGCGACCACGGCGGGGCTGAGCGTGGCGTCGCTGTACTACAGCCAGCCCATGCTGGGCGTGCTGGGGCCCGACATGCAGGCCGACAGCCGCGTGGTGGGGTTGGTGCCTACGCTCACGCAGCTGGGGTATGCGCTGGGCATCTTGCTGCTGGCGCCGCTGGGCGACCGGTTTGACCGGCGCCGCATCATCGTCATCAAGTCCATCGCGCTGATGCTGGCCCTGCTGCTGAGCGGCCTGGCGCCCGGCATGGGCGCGCTGCTGGCGGCCAGCCTGGCCGTGGGCCTGGCAGCCACGGTGGCGCAAGACGTGGTGCCCGCCGCCGCTACGCTGGCCCCGGCCGCGCAGCGTGGGCGCATGGTGGGCATCGTGATGACGGGGCTGCTGCTGGGCATTTTGCTGTCGCGCGTGGTCAGCGGCTTTGTGGCGCAGCAGTGGGGATGGCGCACGGTGTATGTGGCGGCGGCGGTGGCCATTGCGCTGCTGACGGTGGCGGTGTGGCGCGGGCTGCCGCGCTTTGCGCCCACCACGCAGATGGGCTATGGCGCGCTGATCGGCTCTATGGTGGCGCTGTGGCGCCAGCACGCGGCGCTGCGCCGTGCGGCCTGGGCGCAGGGGCTGCTGGCCGTGGGCTTCAGCGCGTTCTGGTCCACGCTGGCGGTGATGTTGCACAGCCAGTTCCACCTGGGCACGGCTGCGGCTGGCGCGTTTGGCCTGGCCGGGGCGGCGGGTGCACTGGCAGCCCCGCTGGCCGGGCGCCTGGCCGACAAGCGCGGGCCCGAGGTGGTGACGCGCTACGGCGCGGGGCTGGCGGCTGCTTCGTTTGCGGTGATGGCGCTGGCGCCCCTGCTGCCTGCGCAGGCCCAGCTGGGCTTGATTGTGGCCAGTGCCATCGGCTTTGACTTTGGCGTGCAGGCCACGCTGGTGGCGCACCAGACCATCGTGTACGGCATCGACCCTGCGGCGCGCAGCCGGCTCAATGCGCTGCTGTTCACCGGCATGTTCATCGGCATGTCGGCCGGGGCGGCGCTGGGCAGCCTGGCGCTGGCGCAGTGGGGCTGGCTGGGGGTGGTGGGCTTGGCCACGGCGGGCTCGCTGGCGGCGCTGGCGGTGCGCATGGGGCGGCGCCGGGGCTGA
- a CDS encoding molybdopterin-dependent oxidoreductase, whose protein sequence is MNKRNFVAAGMGLAGLWTATGNSHAATRAKAPSGPTLLTISGAITQSNRGALDATIDQMMGKHGIQFDKAFALDAAALARMPAVTIKPTLEYDSKPHTLKGPLLTTVLAAAGVAAGSPVQLGLRAVDGYNVNISMADVQAYRMIVATHIDGQPMALGGLGPQWAVYDADVLPAFKDKPVKERFGLCPWGLYHIEVKKA, encoded by the coding sequence ATGAACAAGCGCAACTTCGTCGCCGCCGGCATGGGCCTGGCAGGCCTGTGGACCGCCACGGGCAACAGCCACGCCGCCACGCGAGCCAAGGCCCCCAGCGGCCCCACGCTGCTCACCATCAGCGGCGCCATCACCCAGTCCAACCGCGGCGCGCTCGATGCCACCATCGACCAGATGATGGGCAAACACGGCATCCAGTTTGACAAGGCCTTCGCGCTGGACGCCGCCGCCCTGGCGCGCATGCCCGCCGTCACCATCAAGCCCACGCTCGAATACGACAGCAAGCCCCACACGCTCAAGGGCCCCCTGCTCACCACCGTGCTGGCTGCCGCCGGCGTGGCCGCTGGCAGCCCCGTGCAACTGGGCCTGCGCGCGGTGGACGGCTACAACGTCAACATCAGCATGGCCGACGTGCAGGCCTACCGCATGATCGTCGCCACCCACATCGACGGCCAGCCCATGGCCCTGGGCGGCCTGGGCCCCCAGTGGGCCGTGTACGACGCCGACGTGCTGCCCGCCTTCAAGGACAAGCCCGTGAAGGAACGCTTTGGCCTGTGCCCCTGGGGGCTGTACCACATTGAGGTGAAAAAGGCCTGA
- a CDS encoding MFS transporter has translation MTSSSTMLRVISLAAFCSMASMRVCDPMLVSLAREFSVTTGDASAVIAAFAVSYGVLQLFYGPLGDRLGKVRVVIGATFACALFSGVTALAPTLPVLVAARAAMGASAAGIIPLSMAWIGDNVPYELRQETLAQLMVATVSGMMAGQWFGGFAVEALGWRAAFVVLSLLFLTAASLLWRQSRAMAAGTPAPVAGSAVPPAFSLSAYLANTAALLRMPRVRWVLTVVAVEGALAFGTLAFVPARMVDGFGLSASAAGGVMVLYGVGGLIYSLLARRWLALLGERGLALVGASLIAAGLLLLAWGPVAAWGVLGCFFAGVGFYMLHNTLQVQATQMAPEARGTAVTLFACLLFLGQSLGVLLVAASVDRGWIAPVFSVAALGVLVLGALVSRKVNGRVAVPAGA, from the coding sequence ATGACCTCTTCTTCGACGATGCTGCGGGTGATCAGCCTGGCAGCCTTTTGCAGCATGGCTTCCATGCGTGTCTGCGACCCGATGCTGGTGTCTCTGGCACGCGAGTTTTCTGTCACCACGGGCGATGCGTCGGCCGTCATTGCGGCGTTTGCCGTGTCTTACGGCGTGCTGCAGTTGTTCTATGGCCCGCTGGGCGACCGGCTGGGCAAGGTGCGCGTGGTGATTGGCGCCACGTTTGCCTGCGCGCTGTTCAGTGGCGTGACGGCGCTGGCGCCCACGCTGCCGGTGCTGGTGGCGGCGCGTGCGGCCATGGGGGCGTCGGCGGCGGGCATCATCCCGCTGTCGATGGCGTGGATTGGTGACAACGTGCCGTACGAACTGCGGCAGGAGACCCTGGCGCAGCTGATGGTGGCCACGGTGTCGGGGATGATGGCCGGGCAGTGGTTTGGCGGCTTTGCGGTGGAGGCGCTGGGCTGGCGGGCGGCGTTTGTGGTGCTGTCGCTGCTGTTTTTGACGGCTGCCAGCCTGCTGTGGCGGCAGTCCCGCGCCATGGCTGCCGGCACGCCCGCGCCTGTGGCTGGCAGTGCGGTGCCACCCGCGTTTTCGCTGTCGGCGTACCTGGCCAACACGGCCGCGCTGCTGCGCATGCCCCGGGTGCGCTGGGTGTTGACCGTGGTGGCGGTGGAGGGTGCGCTGGCCTTTGGCACGCTGGCTTTTGTGCCCGCACGCATGGTGGACGGGTTTGGGCTGTCGGCCTCGGCCGCCGGTGGGGTGATGGTGCTGTATGGCGTGGGCGGGCTCATCTACAGCCTGTTGGCACGCCGCTGGCTGGCGCTGCTGGGCGAGCGGGGCCTGGCGCTGGTGGGTGCATCGCTGATCGCCGCCGGCCTGTTGCTGCTGGCCTGGGGGCCGGTGGCGGCCTGGGGTGTGCTGGGCTGCTTCTTTGCCGGGGTGGGGTTCTACATGCTGCACAACACGCTGCAGGTGCAGGCCACGCAGATGGCGCCCGAGGCGCGGGGCACGGCCGTCACGCTGTTTGCGTGTCTGCTGTTTTTGGGGCAGTCGCTGGGGGTGCTGCTGGTGGCGGCCAGTGTGGACCGGGGCTGGATTGCGCCCGTGTTCTCTGTGGCGGCGCTGGGAGTGCTGGTGCTGGGCGCGCTGGTGTCGCGCAAGGTGAATGGTCGGGTGGCGGTGCCCGCGGGAGCGTAG
- a CDS encoding methionine ABC transporter ATP-binding protein: protein MIELRGITQTYQGSQGPVEALKGIDLTIQPGEVFGIIGKSGAGKSSLVRVINLLNRPTTGQVIVGGQDLTQLNDAQLREARREIGMVFQHFNLLSSRTVFDNAALPLELAGMDKAAIRERVNPLLELVGLAHLADRYPAQISGGQKQRVGIARALASRPKVLLSDEATSALDPETTRSILDLLRQVNRELGLTVVLITHQMQVIKQVADRVAVIEAGRIVEQGRVLDVFTRPQQAITKSLIDEILPQELPASVLDHVRKLAGQLGAGRTGQLLRLSYAGDSAYQPILSQLIRQFGVDMSILHGQVDEIQDETFGSLAVYASGEAESVRGAVAHLRAGGVEVEEVAVAG, encoded by the coding sequence ATGATCGAACTACGGGGTATCACCCAAACCTACCAGGGCTCACAAGGCCCGGTCGAGGCGCTCAAAGGCATCGACCTCACCATCCAGCCGGGCGAAGTGTTCGGCATCATCGGCAAGAGCGGCGCGGGCAAAAGCTCGCTGGTGCGGGTCATCAACCTGCTCAACCGGCCCACCACGGGCCAGGTCATCGTGGGCGGGCAGGACCTGACCCAGCTGAACGACGCACAACTGCGCGAGGCGCGCCGCGAGATCGGCATGGTCTTCCAGCACTTCAACCTGCTGTCGTCACGCACGGTGTTTGACAACGCCGCGCTGCCGCTGGAGCTGGCGGGCATGGACAAGGCCGCCATCCGCGAGCGTGTGAACCCGCTGCTGGAGCTGGTGGGGCTGGCCCATTTGGCCGACCGCTACCCGGCGCAGATCAGCGGCGGGCAGAAGCAGCGCGTGGGCATTGCGCGCGCGCTGGCCAGCCGCCCCAAGGTGCTGCTGAGCGACGAAGCCACCTCGGCGCTGGACCCGGAAACCACGCGCTCCATCCTCGACCTGCTGCGCCAGGTCAACCGCGAGCTGGGCCTGACGGTGGTGCTGATCACGCACCAGATGCAGGTTATCAAGCAGGTGGCCGACCGGGTGGCCGTGATCGAAGCCGGTCGCATCGTGGAGCAGGGCCGGGTGCTGGACGTGTTTACCCGCCCGCAGCAGGCCATCACCAAGAGCCTGATCGACGAAATCTTGCCGCAAGAGCTGCCCGCCAGCGTGCTGGACCATGTGCGCAAGCTCGCAGGCCAGCTGGGTGCCGGGCGAACGGGCCAGCTGCTGCGCCTGTCGTACGCCGGGGACAGCGCCTACCAGCCCATCCTGTCGCAGCTGATCCGCCAGTTTGGCGTGGACATGAGCATCCTGCACGGGCAGGTGGATGAGATCCAGGACGAGACCTTTGGCTCGCTGGCCGTGTACGCCAGTGGCGAGGCCGAGAGCGTGCGGGGCGCCGTGGCGCACCTGCGCGCGGGCGGGGTCGAGGTGGAAGAAGTGGCCGTGGCCGGTTAA